Proteins encoded in a region of the Triplophysa rosa linkage group LG14, Trosa_1v2, whole genome shotgun sequence genome:
- the LOC130564546 gene encoding uncharacterized protein LOC130564546 gives MKETTVKMLLSSVHYDQCDFLLDLCSHVKNYESQTGRSVLPALQSIYHQSSPEVWIINLSERKSSILLEVLKLQTEKKPVELIDWTHEESEVRGFLQCLPYISQLRFIKPPYESFELCEKRKRLLILELCLQAALCQKDMKETTVKMLLSSVHYDQCDFLLDLCSHVKNYESQTGRSVLPALQSIYHQSSPEVWIINLSERKSSILLEVLKLQTEKKPVELRGCSDEESEVRGFLQCLPYISQLRFIKPPYESFELWEKRKRLLILELCLQAALCQKDMKETTVKMLLSSVHYDQCDFLLDLCSHVKNYESQTGRSVLPALQSIYHQSSPEVWIINLSERKSSILLEVLKLQTEKKPVELRGCSDEESEVRGFLQCLPYISQLRFCEDTLYKEETIKSSFQFLVNLFTAASESDTGDKYTELLTSVCNYTSFPCDRHDEDYFYFKYQCDFLLDLCSHVKDYESETGRSVLPALQSIYHQSSPEVWIINLSERKSSILLEVLKLQTEKKPVELRGCSDEESEVRGFLQCLPYISQLRFCEDTLYKEETIKSSFQFLVNLFTAASESDTGDKYTELLTSVCNYTSFPCDRHDEDYFYFKYQCDFLLDLCSHVKDYESETGRSVLPALQSIYHQSSPEVWIINLSERKSSILLEVLKLQTEKKPVELIDWTHEESEVRGFLQCLPYISELRNSEKCIPSLCKEFGLKVKRDEVTPLLQALMFTVTLSGKLPSSTCRCVGRVLSLSPSKLNLTLKPQAISLKGVRSLFTHITHLQKLSLEDRMVMMMVRALRSFNGCSPLITDELSVVNKDSKQTHSRIVSSLTSLLRRLSVRCLDLTECKLEAVSVTALLCLQGLQTIRFSTETLQQLVSVVYEAQDDELTRCFMEKVSEDLTSCSLTWKEIHYFLQYQSLLFKLDFRKNKIFCENIIELVPWLGRIELKRLRPSFFLSIIVEIYESRSPQYVSGLLSSAENYINLKSQVLDSVQCAALRFTLQHCNSVKLDLFWTSIPDEELKSFLPLLIRVTQLSVDRQLLLKLLHCCSSSDDQQEAADLLLSALHNKLDFSRCSALDLTVTQKNQNYLKLTIKDCRIISSVIQTAKSVVKLVLEDCEVSHTAMKQLLPVLSKVLLSCSKDLRLQVLGCLSKGTKRSSVRRAQALSQALGEELDLSHTPMDQRACEQLAVFLEYSDGLTELDLSHCKLTDQYMETLLPHLHKTQTLDLSNNGITDELANRIHSVVSTYNNIQTVRLFGNKIKDRKQFIKDKRFEIW, from the exons agattaTTGATACTGGAATTGTGTCTGCAAGCTGCTCTCTGTCAAAAAGATATGAAAGAAACAACGGTGAAGATGCTGCTGTCATCTGTTCATTATGATCAATGTGATTTTCTGCTGGATCTGTGTTCACATGTGAAGAACTATGAGAGTCAAACAGGCAGAAGTGTCCTACCAGCATTACAGTCAATATATCATCAGTCATCTCCTGAAGTCTGGATCATAAACCTCTCAGAGAGAAAGAGCTCCATCCTCCTAGAAGTGCTGAAACTCCAAACAGAGAAGAAACCAGTAGAGCTGAGAGGCTGCTCAGATGAAGAGAGTGAAGTGAGAGGATTCCTCCAGTGTCTGCCGTACATCTCACAACTCAG GTTTATTAAACCACCATATGAATCATTTGAACTGtgggaaaaaagaaagagattaTTGATACTGGAATTGTGTCTGCAAGCTGCTCTCTGTCAAAAAGATATGAAAGAAACAACGGTGAAGATGCTGCTGTCATCTGTTCATTATGATCAATGTGATTTTCTGCTGGATCTGTGTTCACATGTGAAGAACTATGAGAGTCAAACAGGCAGAAGTGTCCTACCAGCATTACAGTCAATATATCATCAGTCATCTCCTGAAGTCTGGATCATAAACCTCTCAGAGAGAAAGAGCTCCATCCTCCTAGAAGTGCTGAAACTCCAAACAGAGAAGAAACCAGTAGAGCTGAGAGGCTGCTCAGATGAAGAGAGTGAAGTGAGAGGATTCCTCCAGTGTCTGCCGTACATCTCACAACTCAG ATTTTGCGAAGATACTTTGTATAAAGAAGAAACCATAAAGTCGTCATTCCAGTTTCTGGTGAATCTGTTCACTGCAGCATCAGAGAGTGACACAGGAGACAAATACACTGAACTATTGACATCTGTGTGCAACTACACATCTTTCCCCTGTGATAGACATGATGaggattatttttattttaaatatcaatGTGATTTTCTGCTGGATCTGTGTTCACATGTGAAGGACTATGAGAGTGAAACAGGCAGAAGTGTCCTACCAGCATTACAGTCAATATATCATCAGTCATCTCCTGAAGTCTGGATCATAAACCTCTCAGAGAGAAAGAGCTCCATCCTCCTAGAAGTGCTGAAACTCCAAACAGAGAAGAAACCAGTAGAGCTGAGAGGCTGCTCAGATGAAGAGAGTGAAGTGAGAGGATTCCTCCAGTGTCTGCCGTACATCTCACAACTCAG ATTTTGCGAAGATACTTTGTATAAAGAAGAAACCATAAAGTCGTCATTCCAGTTTCTGGTGAATCTGTTCACTGCAGCATCAGAGAGTGACACAGGAGACAAATACACTGAACTATTGACATCTGTGTGCAACTACACATCTTTCCCCTGTGATAGACATGATGaggattatttttattttaaatatcaatGTGATTTTCTGCTGGATCTGTGTTCACATGTGAAGGACTATGAGAGTGAAACAGGCAGAAGTGTCCTACCAGCATTACAGTCAATATATCATCAGTCATCTCCTGAAGTCTGGATCATAAACCTCTCAGAGAGAAAGAGCTCCATCCTCCTAGAAGTGCTGAAACTCCAAACAGAGAAGAAACCAGTAGAGCTGATAGACTGGACACATGAAGAGAGTGAAGTGAGAGGATTCCTCCAGTGTCTGCCGTACATCTCTGAATTAAG gAATTCTGAGAAATGTATTCCATCATTGTGTAAAGAGTTTGGGCTCAAAGTAAAGAGAGACGAGGTGACTCCTCTGCTTCAGGCTCTGATGTTTACAGTCACTCTCAGTGGAAAATTACCCAGCAGCACCTGCAGATGCGTGGGGAGAGTACTGAGCCTCTCACCTTCAAAACTAAACCTGACTCTAAAACCACAAGCCATCTCTCTCAAAGGAGTCCGATCACTcttcacacacatcacacacctgCAGAAACTCAG TCTTGAAGACAGaatggtgatgatgatggtcAGAGCTCTGAGGTCATTTAATGGCTGTTCTCCACTGATCACAGATGAGCTTTCAGTGGTCAATAAAGACTCAAAGCAAACTCACAGTAGGATTGTGAGCAGCTTAACTTCTCTCTTGAGACGACTGTCTGTCAGATGTCTGGATCTTACTGAATGTAAACTAGAGGCTGTGTCCGTCACTGCTCTGTTGTGTCTTCAGGGACTCCAGACTATCAG GTTCTCTACAGAGACTCTTCAGCAGCTGGTGTCAGTGGTGTATGAAGCACAAGATGATGAACTGACACGCTGCTTCATGGAGAAGGTGTCTGAAGATCTGACCTCCTGCTCACTGACCTGGAAAGAGATTCATTACTTTCTGCAATATCAATCTCTACTATTTAAGTTGGATTTTAGAAAAAACAAGATCTTTTGTGAAAACATCATAGAACTTGTGCCTTGGTTGGGCAGAATTGAGCTGAAAAG GTTGAGGCCCAGCTTTTTTCTGTCCATCATTGTGGAGATTTATGAGAGTCGCTCTCCTCAGTATGTGTCCGGTCTGTTGAGTTCAGCTGAGAATTACATCAACCTGAAGAGTCAAGTGTTGGATTCAGTTCAGTGTGCAGCTCTGCGCTTCACTCTACAGCACTGCAACTCTGTCAAACTCGATCTGTTCTGGACCTCCATACCAGATGAAGAGCTCAAGAGCTTTCTGCCTCTACTCATCAGAGTCACACAACTCAG tgtTGACAGACAGCTGTTACTGAAGCTGCTTCATTGCTGCAGTTCCTCTGATGATCAGCAGGAGGCAGCAGATCTTCTGCTCTCTGCTCTTCACAACAAACTGGATTTCTCCCGCTGCTCTGCTCTGGATCTGACAGTCACACAGAAGAATCAGAACTATTTGAAGCTGACCATCAAAGATTGTAGAATAATCTCATCTGTGATTCAGACAGCAAAAAGTGTTGTGAAGTTGGTTTTAGAGGACTGTGAGGTCTCTCATACGGCCATGAAACAACTTCTGCCAGTTCTGTCTAAAGTCCTTCTGAG CTGTAGTAAAGATCTACGGCTGCAGGTTCTAGGCTGTCTCAGTAAAGGAACTAAGAGAAGCTCTGTGAGGAGGGCTCAGGCTCTTTCACAGGCTTTAGGAGAAGAGCTGGACCTCAGTCACACTCCGATGGATCAGAGAGCTTGTGAACAGCTGGCGGTGTTTCTGGAATATTCTGATGGTCTGACAGAACTGGACCTCAGTCACTGTAAACTCACTGATCAATACATGGAGACACTGTTACCACATCTACACAAGACTCAGACTCTGGA TCTGAGTAACAACGGTATTACTGATGAACTTGCAAACAGAATCCACAGTGTTGTTTCCACTTACAATAATATTCAGACCGTACG ACTCTTTGGAAACAAAATCAAAGACAGAAAGCAGTTTATCAAAGACAAGAGATTTGAAATATGGTGA
- the LOC130564547 gene encoding general transcription factor II-I repeat domain-containing protein 2B-like, whose amino-acid sequence MCLVCLETKSVMKDFNLNRHYATAHKEKYERYTDDARTALISDLKGKIHRQQNLFTKCMTVQESSLKASYAVSLVLAKAKKPLSECETVKQCAIEMAKAFGDEKMAKNFESVSLSRRTVTRRISDIQCQIQEKLKQEIENCKYFSLALDESTDVTDVSQLLIFARTITEKFDVHEELLKLVSLHGTTKGEDIFKSVEIAVNEHGGFAKLSAVVTDGAPAMQGKKSGFAGLLKKNGVNCPVLHCIIHQEALCAKILDFSHVMNVVTKVTNLIRGGNRALNHRKFTAFLDEVSATYGDLLMHTDIRWMSRGKCLERFFALRTEVPVFLEDSIKSDTSAYCSNLRDPEFLCDLAFLTDMTAHLNNLNTQLQGRSQAVSDLYGHLTAFKRKLILFHDGFSSDPVNLTHFSACEEMRKDTPECEMFFAKYKKDIESLQEQFRIRFQDFHAMQHRIDLFADPLNAAVSEQPGEMQLELCELQSDPFFQARRNERGLEFWKLLPESRFPLLRDFALFMLSMFGSTYICESSFSTMKHIKSKDRNRLTDDHLFQLLQVGCTNFQIDIDSIVHQQEKPQVSH is encoded by the exons ATGTGTTTGGTGTGCTTGGAAACGAAATCGGTTATGAAGGATTTCAATTTAAATCGGCATTACGCAACTgctcacaaagaaaaatacgaAAGATACACCGATGATGCAAGAACTGCTCTCATTTCAGATTTAAAAGGTAAAATACATCGTCAGCAAAACCTTTTCACTAAATGCATGACGGTTCAAGAATCATCATTGAAGGCATCTTATGCGGTTTCACTCGTGCTTGCGAAAGCGAAAAAGCCGTTATCAGAGTGCGAAACTGTAAAACAGTGCGCGATTGAGATGGCCAAAGCATTTGGAGACGAGAAAATGGCCAAGAACTTTGAATCGGTGTCTTTGTCCCGCCGAACGGTAACACGACGAATTTCTGACATACAGTGtcaaatccaagaaaagctaaAACAGGAAATAGAAAATTGCAAATACTTTTCCCTCGCGCTGGATGAAAGCACGGATGTGACGGATGTCAGTCAGCTCCTAATCTTTGCAAGAACGATCACCGAAAAATTTGATGTACACGAGGAGCTGTTAAAGTTGGTATCATTACATGGCACTACAAAGGGAGAGGatatttttaaatctgttgAAATTGCGGTGAATGAGCATGGAGGCTTTGCTAAACTATCTGCTGTTGTTACTGATGGAGCACCAGCAATGCAAGGAAAAAAGTCCGGATTCGCTGGGTTACTTAAGAAAAATGGTGTTAACTGTCCTGTACTGCACTGCATAATACACCAG GAGGCCCTGTGTGCGAAGATTCTTGACTTCAGTCACGTCATGAATGTAGTGACAAAAGTCACTAATCTTATTCGAGGTGGAAACAGGGCACTCAATCACAGGAAGTTTACGGCCTTTTTGGATGAAGTCAGTGCTACTTATGGGGATTTACTGATGCACACAGACATCAGATGGATGAGTCGTGGAAAGTGTCTGGAAAGATTCTTTGCGCTGCGGACCGAAGTCCCTGTGTTTCTGGAGGACAGTATCAAATCGGACACTAGCGCTTACTGCAGCAATCTACGGGATCCAGAATTTCTTTGCGATCTCGCGTTCCTCACAGATATGACTGCGCATCTGAATAATCTGAACACACAGTTACAAGGACGGTCTCAGGCTGTTTCAGATCTCTACGGTCATTTGACTGCTTTCAAGCGTAAACTCATCCTTTTTCACGACGGATTTTCGTCTGATCCGGTAAATTTGACACACTTTTCTGCCTGCGAGGAGATGCGCAAAGATACTCCCGAATGCGAGATGTTTTTTGCAAAGTACAAAAAAGACATCGAAAGTCTACAAGAGCAATTCAGAATTCGCTTCCAGGACTTTCACGCCATGCAGCATCGCATAGACCTCTTCGCAGACCCTCTGAACGCAGCTGTCAGTGAGCAGCCTGGTGAGATGCAGCTAGAACTCTGCGAACTTCAGTCCGACCCCTTCTTCCAGGCAAGGCGCAATGAAAGAGGACTTGAATTTTGGAAACTGCTACCTGAGTCCCGTTTCCCCCTCCTCAGAGATTTTGCACTGTTTATGCTCAGTATGTTTGGCAGCACTTACATCTGTGAAAGTAGTTTCTCAACAATGAAGCacattaaatcaaaagacagaaacagactgacagatgaCCATCTCTTTCAGCTACTGCAGGTTGGCTGTACAAACTTTCAGATTGACATTGATTCAATTGTGCACCAGCAGGAGAAGCCACAGGTATCTCATTAA